Proteins from one Dama dama isolate Ldn47 chromosome 12, ASM3311817v1, whole genome shotgun sequence genomic window:
- the HEXA gene encoding beta-hexosaminidase subunit alpha isoform X2, protein MVLVVTPGCDQFPSLGSVENYTLTINDEQCLLLSETVWGALRGLETFSQLIWRSPEGTFYVNKTDIEDFPRFPHRGLLLDTSRHYLPLASILDTLDVMAYNKFNVFHWHLVDDSSFPYESFTFPDLTKKGSYNPATHIYTAQDVKEVIEYARLRGIRVLAEFDTPGHTLSWGPGVPGLLTPCYSGSHPSGTFGPVNPILNNTYEFMSTFFLEISTVFPDFYLHLGGDEVDFTCWKSNPDIQAFMKKKGFGDDFKKLESFYIQTLLDIVSAYGKGYVVWQEVFDNKVKVRPDTIIQVWREEIPVKYVKEMALVTRAGFRALLSAPWYLNHITYGPDWKEIYLVEPLAFEGSPEQKALVIGGEACMWGEYVDSTNLVPRLWPRAGAVAERLWSNKMVSNLDFAFKRLSQFRCELLRRGVQAQPLSVGYCDMEFEQT, encoded by the exons aCACACTGACCATAAATGATGAGCAGTGTCTCCTCCTCTCCGAGACTGTCTGGGGCGCCCTGCGAG GTCTGGAGACATTTAGCCAGCTTATTTGGAGATCTCCTGAGGGCACG TTCTATGTCAACAAGACGGATATTGAGGACTTCCCTCGCTTCCCTCACCGGGGCTTGTTGCTGGATACGTCTCGCCATTACCTGCCACTGGCTAGCATCCTGGACACTCTG GATGTCATGGCATACAATAAATTCAACGTTTTCCACTGGCATCTGGTTGATGACTCTTCTTTCCCATATGAAAGCTTCACTTTTCCAGATCTCACCAAAAAG GGGTCCTACAACCCTGCCACCCACATCTATACAGCACAAGATGTGAAGGAGGTGATTGAATACGCGCGGCTTCGGGGTATCCGGGTGCTGGCAGAGTTTGACACTCCTGGCCACACTCTGTCCTGGGGGCCAG GTGTCCCTGGATTATTAACTCCTTGCTACTCTGGGTCTCATCCCTCTGGCACCTTTGGGCCCGTGAATCCGATTCTCAACAATACCTACGAGTTCATGAGCACATTCTTCTTGGAAATCAGTACTGTCTTTCCAGATTTTTATCTGCACCTTGGAGGAGATGAGGTTGATTTCACCTGCTG GAAGTCCAACCCAGATATCCAGGCCTTTATGAAGAAGAAAGGTTTTGGTGATGACTTCAAGAAGCTGGAGTCCTTCTACATCCAGAC GCTACTGGACATTGTCTCTGCCTATGGCAAGGGCTACGTGGTGTGGCAGGAGGTGTTTGATAATAAAGTGAAG GTGCGGCCAGACACGATCATCCAGGTATGGCGAGAGGAGATACCAGTAAAATATGTGAAGGAAATGGCTCTGGTCACCCGCGCTGGCTTTCGGGCCCTGCTGTCTGCCCCCTGGTACCTGAACCACATAACTTATGGACCTGACTGGAAGGAGATCTACCTGGTGGAGCCCCTGGCATTTGAAG GTAGCCCTGAGCAGAAGGCCCTGGTGATTGGTGGAGAGGCCTGTATGTGGGGAGAGTATGTGGACAGCACAaacctggtccccaggctctg GCCTAGAGCAGGGGCTGTTGCCGAGAGGCTGTGGAGCAACAAGATGGTGTCCAACCTGGACTTTGCCTTTAAACGTCTGTCACAGTTCCGCTGTGAGCTGCTGAG GCGTGGTGTCCAGGCCCAGCCCCTCAGCGTAGGCTACTGTGACATGGAGTTTGAACAAACCTGA